The Microthrixaceae bacterium DNA window CGAGGTTCGGGGTCGCCGCGTTCTCGAAGAACTTGGCCTTGTGCTCCGTGGCCCCCATGTCCGCTTCGACCTCACGGATCACCGGAGTGATCCACGACATGCCCCGCCAGTTCGCATCAGGATCAGGGGTCGGCGCGTAGTGGATGATCTCATCAGGCCAGAAGATCTGCGGCTCACCTTGGCCGACGCAGCCGGAACGCCAAAATAGGTAAGCGACCGGTTCGGCGTCAGGATCGTCTGGAAGGTTCGACGGGGACCCAGTGACGATCGACACCAGCGTGGGCCGCAGGCGTCGAATCCGGGGACCTGAGGGGGTGTCACGGCGCACCCCGTAGAACTGGCCGGCCAACGACGCATCCTGTTCCATGCGGGCCAGCAGATCCGAAGTCGTCCCGTTCAGCCACGGCCGTTCCAACAGGTCAAGATCAGCGGTGCCGAACATCTCGCCGGGGGTGCCGTTGTCCAGGCGCTGCCACTGGAACCGGGCCTGCTTAAACAGGGCGACTCGGGCAGCGATCAGCCCGAACACCACCCCATCACGCTTGTAGATGCCGCGGACGTAGCCCTCGAAGTTGTTGGGGATCGGCTCGACCGACTGCTTGCCCCACGTCGTATGGACCGGGTTCATACTCATGGGGTCCAAGCCAGCGAACGGCACCCACGAAGCCAGGTCCACCAGGGCCCGCTCCTCGGTGCGGCCACCACGCAGACGGTCGATACGGCGCATCAGCCCTCGCCCAACAGGAACCACGCAGCCCCGCAACCAGCACCAGCCGCGGCCAAGCCAAGCGACGGTACCACCAGCCATCCAGCGGCCGTCAAGAGCGCCACAGCGGCAAGCAACAGCAGATCAAGCAGCTTCACCGGGCACCTCCTCAGGCGTAGACAGC harbors:
- a CDS encoding phage portal protein translates to MRRIDRLRGGRTEERALVDLASWVPFAGLDPMSMNPVHTTWGKQSVEPIPNNFEGYVRGIYKRDGVVFGLIAARVALFKQARFQWQRLDNGTPGEMFGTADLDLLERPWLNGTTSDLLARMEQDASLAGQFYGVRRDTPSGPRIRRLRPTLVSIVTGSPSNLPDDPDAEPVAYLFWRSGCVGQGEPQIFWPDEIIHYAPTPDPDANWRGMSWITPVIREVEADMGATEHKAKFFENAATPNLAVSLDKALTKKDALDFIEAMRDNEGARNAYRTLWLAGGADVKVVGADLKQLDFKATQGAGETRLASAAQVPPIIAGLSEGLGAATYSNYGQARRHFADIFARPAWGDAAAALESVISPRSGARLWYDDQHISFLQEDQRDEAEIFAADATTIRTLTDGGFDPESVKQAVKSRNFSLLKHTGLLSVQMQSPGTTAGV